Proteins encoded together in one Staphylococcus aureus window:
- a CDS encoding Gfo/Idh/MocA family protein — translation MTIKVGIIGCGGIANGKHMPSLQKVENVEMIAFCDVDISKAASAAEAYGTDNAKVYDDYKALLKDDTIDVIHVCTPNDSHCEITVAGLHAGKHVMCEKPMAKTTAEAQKMIDTAKSTGKKLTIGYQNRFRADSQFLHQAAQRGDLGDIYFGKAHAIRRRAVPTWGVFLDEEAQGGGPLIDIGTHALDLTLWMMDNYEPESVMGSTFHKLNKQHHAANAWGSWNPDEFTVEDSAFGFIKMKNGATIILESAWAINSLEVDEAKCSLSGTKAGADMKDGLRIHGEDMGTLYTKHVELENKGVDFYEGNEVDEAEEEAKAWIDAVVNDTEPVVKPEQAMVVTKILEAIYQSAKSGKAIYFE, via the coding sequence ATGACGATTAAAGTTGGAATCATTGGGTGTGGTGGTATTGCGAATGGCAAGCACATGCCAAGTTTACAAAAAGTTGAAAATGTTGAAATGATCGCATTTTGTGACGTAGACATTTCGAAAGCAGCGAGTGCGGCAGAAGCATACGGAACTGACAATGCAAAGGTTTATGATGATTACAAAGCATTGTTAAAAGATGACACGATTGATGTTATCCATGTTTGTACGCCAAATGACTCGCATTGTGAAATTACTGTAGCAGGGTTGCATGCTGGTAAACATGTGATGTGTGAAAAACCAATGGCTAAAACGACAGCAGAAGCTCAAAAAATGATAGATACAGCTAAATCAACAGGTAAAAAATTAACAATAGGTTATCAAAATCGTTTCCGAGCAGATAGTCAATTTTTACATCAAGCAGCGCAACGTGGCGACTTAGGAGACATTTACTTCGGAAAGGCACATGCCATTCGTCGTCGAGCAGTACCAACATGGGGTGTCTTTCTAGACGAAGAAGCTCAAGGTGGAGGACCATTAATCGATATCGGTACACACGCTTTAGATTTAACGTTATGGATGATGGATAATTATGAACCAGAATCAGTGATGGGTTCAACATTCCATAAATTAAATAAACAGCATCATGCGGCAAACGCTTGGGGTTCATGGAATCCAGATGAATTTACAGTTGAAGATTCTGCGTTTGGATTTATTAAAATGAAGAATGGAGCGACGATCATTTTAGAATCCGCTTGGGCGATTAATTCTTTAGAAGTGGATGAGGCAAAATGTTCATTATCAGGAACTAAAGCAGGTGCTGATATGAAAGATGGTCTACGTATTCATGGTGAAGACATGGGTACACTTTATACCAAACACGTTGAATTGGAAAACAAAGGCGTCGACTTTTATGAAGGTAATGAAGTGGATGAAGCTGAAGAAGAAGCAAAAGCTTGGATTGATGCAGTTGTAAATGATACTGAACCAGTTGTGAAACCGGAACAAGCAATGGTAGTTACAAAAATTCTTGAAGCGATTTATCAGTCTGCAAAATCAGGCAAAGCAATTTACTTTGAATAA
- a CDS encoding Gfo/Idh/MocA family protein — protein sequence MTKLKVGVIGVGGIAQDRHIPALLKLKDTVSLVAVQDINTVQMIDVAKRFNIPHAVETPSELFKLVDAVVICTPNKFHADLSIEALNHGVHVLCEKPMAMTTEECDRMIEAANKNHKLLTVAYHYRHTDVAITAKKAIESGVVGKPLVARVQAMRRRKVPGWGVFTNKALQGGGSLIDYGCHLLDLSLWLLGKDMVPHEVLGKTYNQLSKQPNQINDWGTFDHTKFDVDDHVTSYMTFANRASMQFECSWSANIKEDKVHVSLSGEDGGINLFPFEIYEPRFGTIFESKANVEHNEDIAGERQARNFVNACLGIEEIVVKPEEARNVNALIEAIYRSDLDNKSIQL from the coding sequence ATGACAAAATTAAAAGTTGGTGTGATAGGTGTTGGTGGTATTGCACAAGACCGTCATATTCCAGCATTGCTGAAACTCAAAGACACAGTCTCATTAGTTGCAGTACAAGATATTAATACAGTGCAGATGATTGATGTTGCGAAGCGCTTTAATATACCTCATGCAGTTGAGACACCTAGCGAGCTGTTTAAACTTGTTGATGCGGTGGTCATTTGTACACCTAATAAATTCCATGCTGATCTTTCTATAGAAGCATTGAACCATGGTGTCCATGTATTGTGTGAAAAGCCAATGGCGATGACGACGGAAGAGTGTGATCGCATGATTGAAGCGGCTAATAAAAATCACAAATTATTAACTGTCGCATATCATTATCGTCACACAGATGTGGCAATTACTGCTAAAAAAGCAATTGAATCAGGTGTGGTTGGTAAACCTTTAGTAGCACGTGTACAAGCGATGCGTAGGCGTAAAGTGCCTGGCTGGGGTGTTTTTACCAATAAAGCGTTGCAAGGTGGCGGTAGTTTAATCGATTATGGTTGCCACTTGTTAGACTTATCTTTGTGGCTACTAGGTAAAGATATGGTGCCGCATGAAGTGCTAGGAAAAACATATAATCAATTGAGCAAACAACCGAATCAAATTAATGATTGGGGAACATTTGATCATACTAAATTTGATGTCGATGATCATGTTACTAGTTATATGACATTTGCCAATCGAGCAAGCATGCAGTTTGAATGTTCGTGGTCTGCAAATATCAAAGAAGATAAGGTTCACGTTAGTTTATCAGGAGAAGATGGCGGTATCAATTTATTTCCATTTGAAATATATGAGCCCCGCTTTGGAACTATTTTTGAAAGCAAAGCTAATGTTGAGCATAACGAAGACATTGCTGGTGAGAGACAGGCGCGTAACTTTGTCAATGCGTGTTTAGGGATAGAAGAGATTGTGGTGAAACCGGAAGAAGCACGCAATGTAAATGCCCTTATAGAAGCGATTTATCGTAGCGATCTTGATAACAAGAGCATACAACTTTAA
- a CDS encoding sugar phosphate isomerase/epimerase, with protein sequence MKIGVFSVLFYDKNFEDMLDYVSESGLDMIEVGTGGNPGDKFCKLDELLENEDKRQAFMKSITDRGLQISGFSCHNNPISPDPIEAKEADETLRKTIRLANLLDVPVVNTFSGIAGSDDTAKKPNWPVTPWPTAYSEIYDYQWNEKLIPYWQDLAEFAKEQDVKIAIELHAGFLVHTPYTMLKLREATNEYIGANLDPSHLWWQGIDPIAAIRILGQANAIHHFHAKDTYINQENVNMYGLTDMQPYGNVATRAWTFRTVGYGHSPYVWADIISQLIINGYDYVLSIEHEDPIMSVEEGFQKACQTLKSVNIYDKPADMWWA encoded by the coding sequence ATGAAAATAGGTGTATTTTCAGTATTATTTTACGATAAAAATTTTGAAGATATGTTAGATTATGTCTCAGAATCTGGATTGGATATGATTGAAGTTGGAACAGGTGGTAACCCAGGAGATAAATTTTGTAAGTTAGATGAGTTGTTAGAAAATGAAGACAAGCGCCAAGCATTTATGAAGTCAATCACAGACAGAGGCTTACAAATAAGTGGTTTCAGTTGTCATAACAATCCAATTTCTCCAGATCCGATAGAAGCGAAAGAAGCCGATGAAACGTTACGTAAAACAATCCGTTTAGCAAATCTATTAGACGTGCCAGTTGTTAATACATTTTCTGGCATTGCAGGATCAGATGATACCGCTAAAAAGCCTAATTGGCCTGTTACACCTTGGCCAACAGCCTACTCTGAAATTTATGATTATCAGTGGAATGAAAAGTTGATACCATATTGGCAAGATTTAGCTGAGTTTGCAAAAGAGCAAGATGTAAAAATTGCCATAGAGTTGCATGCAGGATTTTTAGTGCATACACCATATACAATGTTGAAGTTACGTGAGGCTACAAATGAATATATCGGTGCTAACTTAGATCCTAGTCATCTATGGTGGCAAGGTATTGACCCAATTGCTGCGATTCGCATATTAGGCCAAGCAAATGCAATTCATCACTTCCATGCTAAAGATACGTATATTAATCAAGAAAATGTAAATATGTATGGTCTAACTGATATGCAACCATATGGTAACGTTGCGACAAGAGCATGGACATTCCGTACAGTTGGTTATGGACATAGTCCATATGTATGGGCAGATATCATAAGTCAACTTATTATTAATGGATATGATTATGTATTAAGTATTGAACATGAAGATCCTATTATGTCAGTAGAAGAAGGTTTCCAAAAAGCTTGTCAAACTTTGAAATCTGTTAATATTTACGACAAGCCAGCAGACATGTGGTGGGCATAA
- a CDS encoding isoprenylcysteine carboxyl methyltransferase family protein, which yields MILSILLIFFCIRLVSLKISINHSKQLKADGAVEYGVKNSKFLAITHVLIYVLAGVEAFINKDTFSFANGIGLVILIFAYIMLFMVIKTLGGIWTLKLFILPNHPIIKSGLYKITKHPNYFLNIIPELIGVLLLTHATYTTILLVPYAYFLYVRIKQEEKLMNI from the coding sequence ATGATTCTATCTATATTACTTATCTTTTTCTGTATCAGACTTGTCAGCTTAAAGATATCTATTAATCACTCAAAACAATTAAAAGCAGACGGTGCAGTTGAATATGGCGTTAAAAATTCGAAGTTTTTAGCAATAACACACGTTTTAATTTATGTATTGGCTGGTGTAGAGGCATTTATTAATAAAGATACATTTAGCTTTGCAAATGGTATTGGCTTAGTTATATTAATCTTTGCTTATATCATGTTATTTATGGTTATTAAAACTTTAGGTGGTATTTGGACATTAAAATTATTCATTTTACCTAACCATCCTATTATTAAATCTGGATTATATAAAATTACAAAACACCCAAATTACTTCTTAAACATCATTCCTGAATTAATCGGTGTATTATTATTAACACACGCAACATATACAACTATTTTATTAGTACCGTATGCGTATTTCTTATATGTACGTATTAAACAAGAAGAGAAATTAATGAATATTTAA
- the uhpT gene encoding hexose-6-phosphate:phosphate antiporter: MNFFDIHKIPNKGIPLSVQRKLWLRNFMQAFFVVFFVYMAMYLIRNNFKAAQPFLKEEIGLSTLELGYIGLAFSITYGLGKTLLGYFVDGRNTKRIISFLLILSAITVLIMGFVLSYFGSVMGLLIVLWGLNGVFQSVGGPASYSTISRWAPRTKRGRYLGFWNTSHNIGGAIAGGVALWGANVFFHGNVIGMFIFPSVIALLIGIATLFIGKDDPEELGWNRAEEIWEEPVDKENIDSQGMTKWEIFKKYILGNPVIWILCVSNVFVYIVRIGIDNWAPLYVSEHLHFSKGDAVNTIFYFEIGALVASLLWGYVSDLLKGRRAIVAIGCMFMITFVVLFYTNATSVMMVNISLFALGALIFGPQLLIGVSLTGFVPKNAISVANGMTGSFAYLFGDSMAKVGLAAIADPTRNGLNIFGYTLSGWTDVFIVFYVALFLGMILLGIVAFYEEKKIRSLKI; the protein is encoded by the coding sequence ATGAACTTTTTTGATATCCATAAGATTCCGAACAAAGGCATTCCATTATCGGTACAACGTAAATTATGGCTTAGAAACTTCATGCAAGCTTTCTTCGTAGTGTTCTTTGTTTATATGGCTATGTATTTAATTCGAAACAACTTTAAGGCGGCACAACCGTTTTTAAAAGAGGAAATTGGATTATCTACATTAGAACTTGGTTATATCGGATTAGCATTTAGTATCACGTACGGTTTAGGAAAAACATTACTTGGATATTTTGTCGATGGACGTAACACAAAACGTATTATCTCGTTCTTACTTATCTTATCTGCGATTACAGTTTTAATTATGGGATTTGTTTTAAGTTACTTTGGTTCTGTAATGGGATTATTAATTGTACTTTGGGGACTTAACGGGGTGTTCCAATCAGTTGGTGGACCTGCAAGTTATTCAACGATTTCAAGATGGGCGCCAAGAACGAAACGTGGCCGATACTTAGGATTCTGGAATACATCACATAATATCGGTGGTGCCATAGCAGGTGGTGTTGCACTTTGGGGTGCTAATGTATTCTTCCATGGAAATGTTATAGGGATGTTCATTTTCCCATCGGTGATTGCATTACTTATTGGTATCGCAACATTATTTATCGGAAAAGATGATCCGGAAGAATTAGGATGGAATCGTGCTGAAGAAATTTGGGAAGAGCCGGTCGATAAAGAAAATATTGATTCTCAAGGTATGACGAAATGGGAGATCTTTAAAAAATATATCCTGGGAAATCCTGTTATATGGATTCTATGTGTTTCAAACGTCTTTGTATACATTGTACGAATCGGTATTGATAACTGGGCACCGTTATATGTGTCAGAGCATTTACACTTTAGTAAAGGCGATGCAGTTAATACGATATTCTACTTTGAAATTGGTGCATTAGTTGCAAGTTTATTATGGGGCTACGTATCAGACTTATTAAAAGGTCGTCGTGCAATTGTAGCTATTGGCTGTATGTTTATGATTACATTTGTTGTCTTATTCTACACAAATGCTACAAGTGTCATGATGGTTAACATTTCATTGTTTGCATTAGGTGCGTTAATCTTTGGTCCGCAATTATTAATTGGTGTATCATTGACTGGTTTTGTTCCTAAAAATGCCATCAGTGTAGCAAACGGAATGACAGGTTCATTCGCGTATCTATTCGGTGACTCAATGGCGAAAGTTGGTTTGGCGGCTATTGCTGATCCAACACGTAACGGTTTAAACATCTTTGGATATACATTAAGTGGATGGACAGATGTTTTCATCGTCTTCTATGTTGCATTATTCCTAGGCATGATTCTATTAGGAATCGTTGCTTTCTATGAAGAAAAGAAAATTAGAAGTTTAAAAATTTAA
- a CDS encoding response regulator transcription factor, whose product MFKVVICDDERIIREGLKQIIPWGDYHFNTIYTAKDGVEALSLIQQHQPELVITDIRMPRKNGVDLLNDIAHLDCNVIILSSYDDFEYMKAGIQHHVLDYLLKPVDHAQLEVILGRLVRTLLEQQSQNGRSLASCHDAFQPLLKVEYDDYYVNQIVDQIKQSYQTKVTVSDLIQHIDVSESYAMRTFKDHVGITIVDYLNRYRILQSLQLLDRHYKHYEIADKVGFSEYKMFSYHFKKYLQMSPSDYCKQAK is encoded by the coding sequence ATGTTTAAGGTAGTTATTTGTGATGATGAACGAATTATTCGAGAAGGATTAAAGCAAATCATTCCTTGGGGAGACTATCATTTCAATACAATATACACTGCTAAAGATGGTGTTGAAGCATTATCACTAATTCAACAACATCAGCCAGAATTAGTAATTACTGATATTCGTATGCCACGTAAAAATGGCGTCGATTTACTCAATGATATTGCGCATCTAGATTGTAATGTCATCATATTATCGAGTTACGATGACTTTGAATATATGAAAGCCGGCATTCAACATCATGTTCTTGATTATTTATTAAAACCAGTAGACCATGCACAATTAGAAGTTATTTTAGGAAGACTTGTCCGTACCTTATTAGAGCAACAATCACAGAACGGCCGTAGCTTAGCATCTTGTCATGATGCCTTCCAACCACTATTAAAAGTAGAATACGATGATTATTATGTAAACCAGATTGTGGATCAAATTAAGCAATCTTATCAAACGAAAGTGACTGTTTCAGATTTAATTCAACATATCGATGTTAGTGAATCGTATGCGATGCGAACATTTAAAGATCATGTTGGTATTACAATTGTCGATTATTTAAATCGCTATCGTATTTTACAATCTCTGCAATTGTTAGATCGACATTACAAACACTATGAAATTGCAGACAAAGTAGGCTTTTCAGAGTATAAAATGTTTAGCTATCATTTTAAAAAATATTTACAAATGTCGCCAAGTGATTATTGTAAGCAAGCAAAATAG
- a CDS encoding sensor histidine kinase encodes MTAYKPYRHQLRRSLFASTIFPVFLVIIIGLVSFYAIYIWIEHRTIHQHVDESQSSLHHTEKQIQTFITQHNNSFQELDLTNHHDVTATKRELLKLIHQQPATLYYELSGPNQFITNNYEHLNTKNMYLFSTHQLKFKNSTYMLKIYMANTPRLSEIKKDNRQFALIVDQYDNILYANDDRFTIGEKYRPQQFGFMNESVKLNHADHRLIIYKDIHENIEDGITLLIVMAVVLVLLVIFGFISADNMAKRQTKDIETIIQKIYYAKNRHLGTYTPLKNNSELEEINNYIYDLFESNEQLIHSIEHTERRLRDIQLKEIERQFQPHFLFNTMQTIQYLITLSPKLAQTVVQQLSQMLRYSLRTNSHTVELNEELNYIEQYVAIQNIRFDDMIKLHIESSEEARHQTIGKMMLQPLIENAIKHGRDTESLDITIRLTLARQNLHVLVCDNGIGMSSSRLQYVRQSLNNDVFDTKHLGLNHLHNKAMIQYGSHARLHIFSKRNQGTLICYKIPLSRGNVDV; translated from the coding sequence ATGACGGCATACAAACCTTATAGACATCAATTAAGACGATCGTTATTTGCGTCTACTATTTTTCCAGTATTTTTAGTCATTATTATTGGACTAGTAAGCTTCTATGCCATCTATATTTGGATTGAGCATCGTACGATTCATCAACATGTTGATGAAAGTCAGTCATCTTTACATCATACTGAAAAGCAGATTCAGACATTTATTACACAGCATAATAATTCGTTTCAAGAGCTCGATTTAACAAATCATCATGATGTGACCGCTACAAAACGTGAATTATTAAAATTAATACACCAACAGCCCGCAACACTTTATTATGAATTATCTGGACCAAATCAGTTTATAACCAATAATTATGAACATTTAAACACTAAAAATATGTATTTATTTTCAACGCATCAGCTTAAATTCAAAAATAGTACATATATGCTTAAAATTTATATGGCTAACACCCCACGTTTAAGTGAAATTAAGAAAGATAACCGACAATTCGCACTTATCGTTGATCAATATGACAATATTTTATACGCCAACGATGACCGTTTTACTATAGGTGAAAAGTATAGACCACAACAATTCGGATTTATGAATGAATCTGTAAAATTAAACCATGCTGACCATCGTCTCATTATTTATAAAGATATACATGAAAACATTGAAGATGGTATCACGTTGTTAATTGTTATGGCCGTAGTTCTTGTTTTACTAGTAATATTTGGTTTCATTAGCGCAGATAATATGGCTAAACGACAAACAAAAGATATCGAAACGATTATTCAAAAAATTTACTATGCCAAAAATCGTCATCTAGGTACATATACGCCTTTAAAAAACAACAGTGAACTAGAAGAAATTAATAATTATATTTACGATTTATTTGAATCAAATGAGCAACTGATCCATTCTATCGAGCATACAGAACGTCGCTTGCGTGATATTCAGTTAAAGGAAATAGAACGCCAATTCCAGCCTCATTTCCTATTCAATACGATGCAAACAATACAATATTTAATTACGTTATCTCCGAAATTAGCACAAACTGTGGTCCAACAATTATCGCAAATGTTACGTTACTCATTACGTACAAACTCACATACAGTGGAATTAAACGAAGAGTTGAACTACATTGAACAGTATGTTGCAATACAAAACATCCGTTTTGATGACATGATTAAGCTCCATATTGAAAGTTCTGAAGAAGCGCGTCACCAGACAATTGGTAAAATGATGCTTCAGCCACTCATAGAAAATGCTATTAAACATGGTAGAGATACTGAGTCATTGGACATTACTATACGCCTGACATTGGCACGTCAGAATTTACATGTTTTAGTTTGCGACAATGGTATCGGGATGTCGTCATCTCGCCTGCAATATGTACGCCAATCTCTTAATAATGATGTATTTGATACTAAGCATTTGGGATTAAATCATTTACACAATAAAGCAATGATTCAATATGGTTCACATGCACGACTCCATATTTTTTCAAAGCGTAATCAAGGTACGTTAATTTGTTATAAAATACCACTTTCAAGGGGGAATGTAGATGTTTAA
- a CDS encoding ABC transporter substrate-binding protein translates to MKSKIYILLLFLIFLSACANTRHSESDKNVLTVYSPYQSNLIRPILNEFEKQEHVKIEIKHGSTQVLLSNLHNEDFSERGDVFMGGVLSETIDHPEDFVPYQDTSVTQQLEDYRSNNKYVTSFLLMPTVIVVNSDLQGDIKIRGYQDLLQPILKGKIAYSNPNTTTTGYQHMRAIYSMHHRVSDVHQFQNHAMQLSKTSKVIEDVAKGKYYAGLSYEQDARTWKNKGYPVSIVYPIEGTMLNVDGIALVKNAHPHPKRKKLVQYLTSRSVQQRLVAEFDAKSIRKDVSEQSDQSIENLKNIPLIPKSKLPDIPHHKFLEMIQ, encoded by the coding sequence ATGAAATCAAAAATTTATATCTTGCTATTATTTCTCATTTTTTTATCAGCATGCGCTAATACGCGTCACTCTGAATCCGATAAAAATGTATTAACAGTTTATTCTCCGTATCAATCAAACTTGATTCGTCCAATTTTAAATGAATTTGAAAAACAAGAGCATGTCAAAATTGAAATTAAACACGGATCTACTCAAGTACTGCTTTCAAACTTGCATAACGAAGATTTTTCGGAGCGTGGTGATGTCTTTATGGGTGGTGTGTTGTCAGAAACAATTGATCATCCAGAAGATTTTGTTCCCTATCAAGATACATCTGTAACACAGCAATTAGAGGATTATCGCTCGAACAATAAATATGTTACTAGTTTTCTATTAATGCCAACAGTTATAGTAGTGAATTCAGATTTACAAGGAGATATTAAGATTCGAGGTTATCAAGATTTATTACAACCTATACTTAAAGGTAAAATTGCGTACTCAAATCCAAATACAACAACGACAGGCTATCAACATATGCGTGCTATTTATAGCATGCATCATCGAGTAAGTGATGTGCATCAATTCCAAAACCATGCGATGCAACTGTCAAAGACGTCTAAAGTCATTGAAGATGTTGCAAAAGGTAAATATTACGCAGGTCTAAGCTACGAACAAGATGCACGCACATGGAAAAACAAAGGTTATCCTGTATCAATCGTTTATCCAATTGAAGGAACAATGTTAAATGTTGATGGTATTGCTTTAGTTAAAAATGCACACCCTCATCCTAAGCGTAAAAAGTTAGTGCAATATTTAACAAGCCGCTCAGTACAACAACGATTAGTTGCAGAGTTCGATGCCAAGTCAATTCGAAAGGATGTTAGTGAACAAAGCGATCAGTCTATCGAAAATCTTAAGAACATACCTTTAATACCGAAATCTAAATTACCGGATATTCCACATCATAAATTTTTGGAGATGATTCAATGA
- the pflB gene encoding formate C-acetyltransferase translates to MLETNKNHATAWQGFKNGRWNRHVDVREFIQLNYTLYEGNDSFLAGPTEATSKLWEQVMQLSKEERERGGMWDMDTKVASTITSHDAGYLDKDLETIVGVQTEKPFKRSMQPFGGIRMAKAACEAYGYELDEETEKIFTDYRKTHNQGVFDAYSREMLNCRKAGVITGLPDAYGRGRIIGDYRRVALYGVDFLMEEKMHDFNTMSTEMSEDVIRLREELSEQYRALKELKELGQKYGFDLSRPAENFKEAVQWLYLAYLAAIKEQNGAAMSLGRTSTFLDIYAERDLKAGVITESEVQEIIDHFIMKLRIVKFARTPDYNELFSGDPTWVTESIGGVGIDGRPLVTKNSFRFLHSLDNLGPAPEPNLTVLWSVRLPDNFKTYCAKMSIKTSSIQYENDDIMRESYGDDYGIACCVSAMTIGKQMQFFGARANLAKTLLYAINGGKDEKSGAQVGPNFEGINSEVLEYDEVFKKFDQMMDWLAGVYINSLNVIHYMHDKYSYERIEMALHDTEIVRTMATGIAGLSVAADSLSAIKYAQVKPIRNEEGLVVDFEIEGDFPKYGNNDDRVDDIAVDLVERFMTKLRSHKTYRDSEHTMSVLTITSNVVYGKKTGNTPDGRKAGEPFAPGANPMHGRDQKGALSSLSSVAKIPYDCCKDGISNTFSIVPKSLGKEPEDQNRNLTSMLDGYAMQCGHHLNINVFNRETLIDAMEHPEEYPQLTIRVSGYAVNFIKLTREQQLDVISRTFHESM, encoded by the coding sequence ATGTTAGAAACAAATAAAAATCATGCAACAGCTTGGCAAGGATTTAAAAATGGAAGATGGAACAGACACGTAGATGTAAGAGAGTTTATCCAATTAAACTACACTCTTTATGAAGGTAATGATTCATTTTTAGCAGGACCAACAGAAGCAACTTCTAAACTTTGGGAACAAGTAATGCAGTTATCGAAAGAAGAACGTGAACGTGGCGGCATGTGGGATATGGACACGAAAGTAGCTTCAACAATCACATCTCATGATGCTGGTTATTTAGACAAAGATTTAGAAACAATTGTAGGTGTACAAACTGAAAAGCCATTCAAACGTTCAATGCAACCATTCGGTGGTATTCGTATGGCGAAAGCAGCTTGTGAAGCTTACGGTTACGAATTAGACGAAGAAACTGAAAAAATCTTTACAGATTATCGTAAAACACATAACCAAGGTGTATTCGATGCATATTCTAGAGAAATGTTGAACTGCCGTAAAGCAGGTGTAATCACTGGTTTACCTGATGCATACGGACGTGGACGTATTATCGGTGACTATCGTCGTGTAGCTTTATATGGTGTAGATTTCTTAATGGAAGAAAAAATGCACGACTTCAACACGATGTCTACAGAAATGTCAGAAGATGTAATTCGTTTACGTGAAGAATTATCAGAACAATATCGTGCATTAAAAGAATTAAAAGAACTTGGACAAAAATATGGTTTCGATTTAAGCCGTCCAGCAGAAAACTTCAAAGAAGCAGTTCAATGGTTATACTTAGCATACCTTGCTGCAATTAAAGAACAAAACGGTGCAGCAATGAGTTTAGGTCGTACATCAACATTCTTAGATATCTATGCTGAACGTGACCTTAAAGCAGGCGTTATTACTGAAAGCGAAGTTCAAGAAATTATTGACCACTTCATCATGAAATTACGTATTGTTAAATTTGCTCGTACACCTGATTACAATGAATTATTCTCTGGAGACCCAACTTGGGTAACTGAATCTATCGGTGGTGTAGGTATTGACGGACGTCCACTTGTTACGAAAAACTCATTCCGTTTCTTACACTCATTAGATAACTTAGGTCCAGCTCCAGAACCAAACTTAACAGTATTATGGTCAGTACGTTTACCTGACAACTTCAAAACATACTGTGCAAAAATGAGTATTAAAACAAGTTCTATCCAATATGAAAATGATGACATTATGCGTGAAAGCTATGGCGATGACTATGGTATCGCATGTTGTGTATCAGCGATGACAATTGGTAAACAAATGCAATTCTTCGGTGCACGTGCGAACTTAGCTAAAACATTACTTTACGCTATCAATGGTGGTAAAGATGAAAAATCTGGTGCACAAGTTGGTCCAAACTTCGAAGGTATTAACAGCGAAGTATTAGAATATGACGAAGTATTCAAGAAATTTGATCAAATGATGGATTGGCTAGCAGGTGTTTACATTAACTCATTAAATGTTATTCACTACATGCACGATAAATACAGCTATGAACGTATTGAAATGGCATTACATGATACAGAAATTGTACGTACAATGGCAACAGGTATCGCTGGTTTATCAGTAGCAGCTGACTCATTATCTGCAATTAAATATGCACAAGTTAAACCAATTCGTAACGAAGAAGGTCTTGTAGTAGACTTTGAAATCGAAGGCGACTTCCCTAAATACGGTAACAATGACGACCGTGTAGATGATATTGCAGTTGATTTAGTAGAACGCTTCATGACTAAATTACGTAGTCATAAAACATATCGTGATTCAGAACATACAATGAGTGTATTAACAATTACTTCAAACGTTGTATACGGTAAGAAAACTGGTAACACACCAGACGGACGTAAAGCTGGCGAACCATTTGCTCCAGGTGCAAACCCAATGCATGGCCGTGACCAAAAAGGTGCATTATCTTCATTAAGTTCTGTAGCTAAGATCCCTTACGATTGCTGTAAAGATGGTATTTCAAATACATTCAGTATCGTACCAAAATCATTAGGTAAAGAACCAGAAGATCAAAACCGTAACTTAACTAGTATGTTAGATGGTTACGCAATGCAATGTGGTCACCACTTAAATATTAACGTATTTAACCGTGAAACATTAATAGATGCAATGGAACATCCAGAAGAATATCCACAGTTAACAATCCGTGTATCTGGTTACGCTGTTAACTTCATTAAATTAACACGTGAACAACAATTAGATGTAATTTCTCGTACATTCCATGAAAGTATGTAA